A genomic region of Eucalyptus grandis isolate ANBG69807.140 chromosome 5, ASM1654582v1, whole genome shotgun sequence contains the following coding sequences:
- the LOC120293993 gene encoding uncharacterized protein LOC120293993: MSCAKPDSIQDQLDRLLLEPPASVLVKATSTGRKASMKSCRPLWDDLIHYNEVFQDLPRIVAGDFNAIKDPSDRVGGSNAWIPSFDEFHLCLAQTELVDLRYIGLRFTWSTSFGAARKMRKIDRVLINNLWNHRFSFYQASFLNPSIFDHSPMIVRVLDPVSRRKPFKYFHFWSEHPDYSYCINQAWNTPVFGVPMFRLVSKLKLVKARLILLNKESFSNISMKTAEAREALRITQVGPHDDPSNSSLADLEKNQ; encoded by the exons ATGTCTTGTGCAAAGCCAGACTCTATTCAAGATCAGCTGGATCGTCTACTTCTTGAACCTCCTGCTTCGGTTCTTGTTAAGGCCACCTCTACTGGCCGCAAAGCCTCTATGAAGAG TTGTAGGCCCCTTTGGGATGATCTAATCCATTACAATGAAGTCTTCCAGGACTTGCCTCGGATTGTAGCTGGCGACTTTAATGCCATTAAGGACCCATCGGATAGGGTGGGGGGTTCGAACGCTTGGATTCCATCTTTTGACGAGTTTCATTTATGTTTAGCTCAAACCGAGTTGGTGGACCTTCGATACATTGGCCTCCGTTTTACCTGGTCTACTTCCTTTGGTGCTGCAAGGAAAATGCGCAAGATTGATCGGGTCCTTATTAACAATCTGTGGAACCATCGGTTCTCCTTCTATCAAGCCTCATTTCTCAATCCGAGTATATTTGATCACTCTCCTATGATTGTTAGAGTGCTTGATCCGGTGTCGAGAAGGAAGccgtttaaatattttcatttttggtccGAACACCCGGATTACTCGTATTGCATCAATCAAGCTTGGAATACGCCAGTCTTCGGAGTGCCGATGTTCCGCCTCGTGTCCAAGCTGAAATTGGTTAAAGCTCGCCTCATATTACTCAACAAAGAGTCTTTCTCCAACATTTCGATGAAGACGGCTGAAGCTAGAGAAGCCCTTCGCATCACTCAGGTTGGGCCTCATGATGATCCTTCTAATTCATCTCTTGCTGACCTGGAAAAAAACCAGTGA